TTGTCTGACTGTTGGACATGAACATGTTGACCTACCTTTAGATTAGGAAGATCCTTAGAACCCTTATCAAAATGTTTCTTTTCTCTTTCCTGTTTGGCTTCTAGTTTGACCTTAACCTCAGCATGATTTATGGGTTTTGGAACAAGGTCCTGAGGTATGGTTGGTAGTACTGAgcggagttgtctcccttggagGAGCTGAGCAGGAGAGTAATCAGATTATAAAGGGGTGGTGCGGTATTCTAACATACCTAGGTAGGGGTCACGGCTGTCATATTTAGCCTTTTTGAGTATTCTTTTGGCAATCTGGGCATATTTTTCAGCTAGGCCATTTGATTGAGGATAACGGGGACTGGATGTGACATGCACAAAGTCATACTGTCTGGAGAATTCTACAAATTCTTGTGATGAATAGTGTGGCCCATTGTCAGAGACAACTTTTTCAGGTATGCCAAATCTGGAGAATATGGGTTTTAACTCATTGATTACAGCTCTCGAAGTAGTGCTGTGTAAATGAGCAACCTCAAAATAGCAGCTATAGTAGTCTACTACAACAATGTAGTCCTTGTTATCACATTCAAACAAGTCTGTGGCAACTACTTGCCAAGGGTATACTGGAATGGGGTGTGGCTTAAGGGGTTCCTTAGCATTACAGTAGCTGTGCTTTACACACACTGGGCACTGAGAAACAAGTTCAGCTATGTCAGCATTTAGCTTGGGCCAGAATACGGAACATCGTGCTCTCTTAAGGCATTTTTCTATGCCCATATGCCCTGTGTGTAGGGCATCAAGTATTTCAGGCCTTAGTAATTTGGGTATGATGACCTTAGTACCCTTCAATAATAAGCCATCTACATGGGACTACTCATCTCTGTGATTCCAGAACTCTAGGATGGAAGGAGGGCAATCTCTACTTCATTCTGGCCATCCATTTAGTATAGTGTGTAATAGTGTCTGGAATTGTGAGTCAACTTTTGTGCTATCTCGCACTTTTTCCAGTTTTCTATCACTAATGGGAATAGAAGTGAGTATAGTATGTACCTGCGCGTCCATACCTTTTGAGATACTTGGGTATGTGTCTGAAATGAAATTGCGCGATAGCGTGTCAGCAACAGGTATCTGTTTGCCAGGCACATATACTTATTCAAGGTCATACCCCTGTATTTTGAGGAGCATACGCTGCAAACGTGGGGGAGCAGCGTAAAGTGACTTCTGACTGATAGGTATCAGGGGCTTGTGGTCAGTTTCAACTCTGACCTTCCGACCATACAGATATTGGTGGAATTTGGTACACCCGAAAACAATCGCATACATCTCCTTTTCGATCTGGGCGTAGTTTATTTCACTGGGGGTTAGCGACTTTGATGCAAAGGCGATAGGTTTACCCTCTTGCATTACTGTTGCACCTAGGCCAAATTTGGTTGCATCAGTTTGAAGTGTCACTTCTTTGTTGGAGTCAAAATACGCCAAAACTGGACTTGCAGTAATTATGTCTTTGCCACTATGAAAAGCGTCTGCTTGGGGTTTGTCCCAGTGAAACTCGACATTCTGTGTGAGGAGTATACGTATTGGGCTTGTCACTTCGGACAAGTTTGGTGCAAATTGGGACAAATATGTGACCATCCCTAGAAAGGTCTCTAACTCTCCCTTAGTGGTGGGAGGTTTCATGAGCTGTACTGCTCGTATTTTGTCTTCATCGGGTTCGAGCCCTTCTGCGGTAAGAGTATGGCCAAAATACTTAACGCGAGTGAGACCAACCTCTAACTTGTCTCTATTTAGTTTGATGCCTCGTTCTCGCGACCGTACGAACGCTTCGTGTAGATTTTTGTCATGCTCCGAACGCGTTTTCCCGTACACGAGTACATCATCGACTAGGGCGACTGTGCCCTCAAGGCCTTCATAGCACTCGTCCATTTTTTGTTGGAATTCATCTTGTGATGATTTCGGCCCAAATGGCAGACGgaggttcctgtacctaccAAAGGGCGTATTAAATGTTGTGTGAAGGGA
This genomic stretch from Pecten maximus chromosome 16, xPecMax1.1, whole genome shotgun sequence harbors:
- the LOC117344689 gene encoding uncharacterized protein K02A2.6-like, which produces MAQQEVPSVNRATPTGRHQQRTNNGQHRVDRHSNVHKSNNPWNRRQIQGHSRDGKKHPNGSTQKSEQSECGRYAKNHEVEALPDAGNSDSNDEYFIDSIKTPYDANQAFYTLCVGPKNIPVRFKLDTGSQANTLPNSLFETLGCQGRLKPSSEKLSSYSGHALDTLGICQLQCSHKGAKYFSKLDAKSGYWNIKLDEESSLHTTFNTPFGRYRNLRLPFGPKSSQDEFQQKMDECYEGLEGTVALVDDVLVYGKTRSEHDKNLHEAFVRSRERGIKLNRDKLEVGLTRVKYFGHTLTAEGLEPDEDKIRAVQLMKPPTTKGELETFLGMVTYLSQFAPNLSEVTSPIRILLTQNVEFHWDKPQADAFHSGKDIITASPVLAYFDSNKEVTLQTDATKFGLGATVMQEGKPIAFASKSLTPSEINYAQIEKEMYAIVFGCTKFHQYLYGRKVRVETDHKPLIPISQKSLYAAPPRLQRHMGIEKCLKRARCSVFWPKLNADIAELVSQCPVCVKHSYCNAKEPLKPHPIPVYPWQVVATDLFECDNKDYIVVVDYYSCYFEVAHLHSTTSRAVINELKPIFSRFGIPEKVVSDNGPHYSSQEFVEFSRQYDFVHVTSSPRYPQSNGLAEKYAQIAKRILKKAKYDSRDPYLGMLEYRTTPL